TAAAAACCCCATTGTACGTCGGCTCAGTCTGCGAGGCCTTGGCAGTATTGTGCTCCAGCCAGAAAAGGTGAGGGGCGTGGATTGCCTGGGGGACCGAGGAAGCCGATGTCTATTGAATCGCTCAGCAATGAGAGCGAGATCCCCACACAAGCCTTGTTGTTTAACGCACAGCACTCGAATGTTGGAGGTGCTTTACTGAGCAAATCAAGGCACGACGTGGTCCCTGCTCCCGTGAGCTGACCCCTGATTGCAGATGTGATGCAGTGGGGGAGGCGGGTGAGCAAAGACAAAGGttacagtgagcagctggcagagagtgaCAGGAGAATGACTTTGTGCTCCCATTGGGCGGCTGTGCCAGCCGTGGTGTCTCATAGGTGGGAGTGGGATGGGCCAGCATATGCCCCAGGCTGTCATCCAGGGTAGTAATGAGCTGCCTTCTCCATTGCTGCAGGTGCACTCGTTACGGGCCCAGCTGCCAGCGATCATGGACATGTTCTGTGACACGGATAGAGGGCGTGTCATGGGAGCCATGCATCAAGCTGCAGACATCATCTAcctcctggatggggaggggcttggctccATCTCCCAGGACATTGCAGTCAGCCTTCGCCCCTTCATTGATGACGTAAGGCTGGGAAACACAGGAgaaccccattcctccccccccccgcctgtctctggtgcccttgtctctctcttcccatccccttccctcccacccctcagccctgccatgAAGCCTCCAAGgtgcccctgccatgggtggggaATCTCCTGCTCAGCCACCTCCTGTCAGAGCTCTTCTCCGCAAACCTCAGCATCAGcgccatgctcccagcccctgctgccgccTGGCCTCGGGAGAGGGGTCCTGGCACTGGGCAGATGACCAGCTGTCTGGAGAACACCGGCCCCCAAAGAGGTGGAGATTCCCAGCAGGAAAGAGGTGGGTCGGGAATCTCCTGGCTCTCAGGGGCACCAAGGAGCAAAAGAACTGCTGTGTTTTGTAGCAGCACCTCCCtgtaaggctccagcagctgctcctccttccccagaccagtctccagcagccttccctccctctccctaaGCTTCTAGGGGTCTAGGATTCTGTGCTCTCCAGACAGAAATTGTGTCTAGGACACCatggggctgcactgccctgcacagTGTCTCAGGCCTTGTTCTACACAAGATGTCTATGGCGCTGGCCTGGTGGCCTCACTGCTCCCGCGACCCAAGTCAGTTAACACGGGGGAACCGGAGCAGCGTGCGGATTATGACTCTGTCACGTTATGCTCTGATCCTGCCTGGCTTTAACCGGGCTTCCCACTCCCTGTGTGTCATTGCCAGGAGAGGGACAGCGTGCGCTCCGTTGCCATTTTACTGCTTGGCAATGTGGTGAGCAGCGTGAAGGACCCGGACAAACCCATCGTGCAGCAGAAGATGATCCACTGCTTGCTCCCGCCCTGCTGCACCTTGAAGACCGATGAGAGTGTGACACTGGTAAGTGCCACGGTCATTATTTCCTTAAGAGTAAAGAGCCAGAATCTCCTGGGGCCCCCACTCCATTAATGGCCAGAGCCCCTTGCCCAAGCAGAgtcttctcctccctgcttcactccatgctggagcccagtgcctcatccattctcacagcacacagcacaattgggaagaaaagccttcttctgggaaagagccctgaccctctcctgcaaagacgggcctcaggcctttgggctgctgcatccaaaggttcataacaagaggcagcaaaagaaaAGGGAGCACAGATCTGTAAGAGCCCCTTCagttcagggagctgatatctgcccacagccttctggaaaggggtgcagctgccctgacttcttccctggagctcctgagagaacttctccaggtcccagcttCCCAGAATTCACCGGACGTTGCCCTCTTTTGTTGGGCCAGCTGGGATGTGGAGGGAAGCCTGATCTGGGGCCCTTTGGTCCGAGTCTTTGGGATCCCAAAGCTGACTCACGCTCTCATGCAGTCTCTTTGCACCTAAggactgagctgtggagatctcttaTGAATCTTTCCAGGGCCGTCCATAGAggggcacagggcctgggacaacaccccctactctgccctaagccccagccccactccatcccttcccccaagtgccaccccacctcttcccacccctgctccgccccctgccccatccctagtcctcccctccccccaaagccccaccccctcatttcccaaacgacgCTGGGCGCTGGCGAGGTGGGGCATAGCATAGTGGGAGtactgctcctggccccagcatggcccacgtcctgcgtccccctgaagtgcggggccccccaaagcgcagggccctgGTCAACCGCTCCAAACCATCCAAAGACAGGACGGCTCTGGctcgctccagccaattccctctcctgagcacactcctgtgtacaacaaatgacaggaatctcctccactagcaggaaaagcaggagaACAAGTGACGGGAAGGCTCCATGTCCCCAGACTGTCCCTCTCAGTGAGAACCCTCTTGGTCTCACCTTCTCTTGCAGAGATGCAAACTGACGCTCTTCCGCTGCGCAGTGTTTCTCAGGTGGGCTCATTTGAAGACGCTGTTCCGCAGCATGGCCTGggatggctccacacagctccggaAGTGTGCCTGGAAGTGCTTGGTAGGTGAATTCCTTGTGCCTTCAGAGTGGTGAATGGGGACTTGAGGGAGACCTTTTAACCCCACACCCTGAGTACCCATCCGCTTCCATCGGGTGGCAGGACtctattccaggctctctgctggttcatttctgcaggagttacaatcccttcacatttttgaaatttttctcctgaactgttagacctgcaaactttctgaaaacaaaagctgaggttctggagaacacaacagtaactccagagaggtgctgctatggcgtatgggctcatactggctgttgccatgccctggctctatgctttggcttccctggactagtccctgtgggaagaacatgtcatttgtatattgtgcgtttcttccttctttcttcctagatgcagaacaacaagagccacatccccaaattcctgttccacgccttagaatacctggaaagctcacagacaacaatcagacattctgcagccctgttcaTTGGTAAGCAGAGCGACTTCACTTGAGCTTTTTTGAcctgcttccttcaaagcccttttctagactgctgctctgttccctctcacagcaccagaatcttaaaactgtgtgtgtgtgtgtgtgtgtgtgtgtgtgacagagagagagagagagagagagattaacatgACTTCCAAGATGAGTGGAGCAACTTAGCTGTATCGATCGCACCAACTTCCCCTGCCCACAACTCCTCTTTGGCTGCGCCTTGGGGAAACCAGCATGATGTGAATTCAATCTCCTTTGGAAATCAGTCTCTCAGTGACTTCTAGGCTTCTGATGCTTTatctaatgtgctttgtgaacagatgtaaggaatgtatttaatttcccaagggctgtcttgggagaatggctgcatctttcgcagttttaagcaaaggatttgaaaagtcatgagattcattgtctgtctaggaaatactatccaccattactgtgacttgttgtctgaaacagtgactgaagatggcatctcccgcctgtatgaaggtaaggaaatacctctgtgtgtttgtgcctctgtgggaagtacaggggtgcagcacagggcctgaaaacagtttgaatgtgtccctctctgtctaAGGACAGTGTTTAAGGAAGAAGGATGATCACGTGAGCTTTGATCGAGGTGCCACAATATGTGTACGGGAGCAGGGAAATTCCATCCCTAGCTCCTagaatagacgtagccttagaactGTGTGGGGAGACTGTCTTCATAGAGGTCAGAACATCTCTGAAGGAAGGCCTGACAGAATTGAAAagggctgttgttattattaagggtggtggtggtgatgatgacaaTTACCCTCTGTAGGGAAAGATTCATCACTTGCCCTCCCTGTAATGGAGAGATTTCAGGCCAGGAACCACTCATATCTTGGTTATCAGCTCATAGGAAATTCCCTGAGTGCACATTGGGAACATCTTTCCCTGTGACCTCTTAAGGAACGAAGGCCCAGGGCCACATAGGATTTCAGTAGATGTTGTTAGGAGTCTAAATTCCTATGCGGATCTGTGCGTAAATGTTGGATGATTTAACACCTCtgcttttctgttccatcccaAGCAGAGTTGCTCCCACCTGCCTGTGTTTTAGCGTGTGGACGTGcgtatgctgggggagggggaagttacGCACGGAATGGGGTCTCCTCTCTGTCCAGGGCTATTTTGGGAGTAGCTGAGTTGCTGTTTCTTGCCTGCAGACTCTTGGGTAGCTAATAGCATGTGGCAATGGCCATCTGAAGGGGAGGTTTCTAGGCACCAGTCACATCAGCACCATGGGGCTTCCAACCCGGTTCCtctttgtttcagcttttcaGGAAGTGCCTTTGACATGTGACAGGACCACAGGGCACATCCTCAATAGACATTACAAATGGCTGCAGAAGCTTGGAAATCTCGTGTCGGGTTCCGCATTCGACTAGGGAACCGGGACCGACACAGAAGACCTCTTTGTCCTGCTATGGTACGTACAACAgcgtctttggaacagggactgaacAACGAGGTGGATATTGGCAGATGACAGACAATTGTGTAGGTCAGTGAGGCGTAGAGAAGACTTTGAAGAAGTTGAAAGGGATCTAATAAAGCCATGTGACGgggcagcacaatggcagatgaaaaccaGAGCTGACAAAGTCAGGGCCATACGCATGGAAAGCCCGGAGGTGAACGACTCCTACATATCGCTGGTGTCAGACACCAGAGCATGGACGGTtgggcccagtggctggagccggggtggtGGGGCCTAGTGGAGGTCGAGCCGAGGGTTGGAGCTGGAGTGAGGAGCagctaggggcagggccagggtgggattAATGATTCgcagccaacaggagctgtagGGGGCGGAGCCTACAGGCAAGAGCAGCTCATAGAGTATcactagcagggttggaagggacctcaggaggtcatctagttcaacctcctcaacgcaggaccgatccccaactaaatccccaaatggccgggGCGGAGAGGaacggcagcgcgtggagccgccgccccaccccatccaggCAGAGCCGGCCCGGCTGAACGCAGCACACAGGGGCTTTAGCGGCTGTACCACGGGGCCCCTTAGCCCTACTCCTTTCATGAGTGCATCactgccccacttctgccccagccccacacacggtTACAGGGCAGAACCCTGTAGCTGAACTCTGAAATCTCTCTCACTGTAATGAAGTTACTGCAGAGTCAGGACAACCCCACCTTTGGGCTCCATGTCTgacatctctccccactgcacagagccctacaTTCACAGAGCTTCTCGCATGTGATTCCTCAGTCATCAGAGCCAGGCGGAGAGAGGAGAAAGTCTCCCAGACTCCCTCTATCCATTGCCAGCCCACAGGGTAGCGGAGGTTGTGGGGGGTTGGGTGCTCTCTTTACGCAATGCCAGCTCTCAGGGAAGTTACAAAGGAGCATTAGCAAAGTGTGGTGGTTTTGTGCTGTGGAAAACTACCCTGCTGGAAGGTTTTGTTCTTCTGATTTGTgttcctgccctttctccctcTTACAGACATCTAGAGGCTAACAGGAGCCAACCGAGCCCACCACTGATCACATCTCTTGGGAGACggcaaagcagctgctgcatgggaaggaggagagagaagaggcagagcaggatgtGCCGGGGTGCACCAGTCACACATAACCTCACAGTCTAGGCGGCGgaagccaagcccctccccagccctgccggacATGCTACAACTGGAGCACCAGTgtgaaagggagcagctcagctcggtCTAGGCAGATGCCGAAAATGGAGGATGCACATTGTAGGCTCCAGTCCAGAAGCAGCTGATGCCCCTGACTGCAGAGCCCCAAGGTGCCGAGACCCAACCCCATCCCCGGGTGCCTGCAGACGTGCAAGGGAGCTCGGAGTCACTGGGAGATTCCCACGCcgggagcccagagacccccagcccatgtcctAGAGACATCTCGTAGGAAGTAACCTGGGAGAACTAGCCATCGCCATGGTGACTGACGTCAGATGTTCtggctggatccccactgactcagtgccgAACACATTGGCCATGGACAAGGCCCTGGGTAGGACCCGGGGGGGAGTAacaagggcctgggtccccctaccccgGCCACCATCCATCCTTGGgtggcagcccacctccccaaTGTGCCACTAGACTGCACAGCCCCAAGAGGAGGGGCGGCCATCTTGTCTCtgaactctcagccagacagccctGTGCTGAAGGGCAGCGATATTGACTCTGccgttgggccacacagcactGAGGGAGAGAGCAGCCATATTGTCTGGAGCCATCGGGCCACACAGGCGTGAGAGACAGGATAGCGGCACGGACACTGGTCTCTGGGCCACAGCCCTGCCGGAGagggagggcggccgcacggactctggtcgttgggccacacagcccgacAGAGaggagggcggccgcacggactctggtctctggccccacagccccgacggagcgggcggccgcacggactctggtcgttgggccccacagcccgacggagagggcggccgcggactctggtcgttgggccacacagccccgacggagagggcggccggactctggtcgttgggccacagcccgacggagagggcggccacggactctggtcgttgggcccacagccccgacggagcgggcggccgcgacggactctggtcgttgggccacacagccccgacggaacgggcagccacacggactctggtcgttgggccacagaCCGGACGGAGAGAgcgccacacggactctggtcgttgggtcacacggccccgacggagagggcgccgacggactctggtcgttgggtcacacgccccgacggagagggcggccgacggactctggtcgttgggccccacagcccgacggagagggcgccacggactctggtcgttgggccacgcagccccgacggagcgggcggccacacggactctggtcgttgggccacacagccccgacggagagggcggccacacggactctggtcgttgggccacacagccccgacggagagggcggccacggactctggtcgttgggtcacGGCCCcgccggagagggcggccgcccggactctggtcgttgggtcacacggccccgacggagagggcggccgcacggactctggtcgttgggtcacacggccccgacggagagggcggccgcacggactctggtcgttgggccacacagccccgacggagagggcggccgcacggactctggtcgttgggccacacagccccgacggagagggcggccgcacggactctggtcgttgggccacacagccccgacggagagggcggccacacggactctggtcgttgggccacgcagccccgacggagagggcggccacacggactctggtcgttgggccacacagccccgacggagagggcggccgcacggactctggtcgttgggccacacagccccgacggagagggcggctcCACGGACGCGGGTCtgtggccccacagccccgacggagagggcggccgcacggactctgttctctgggccacacagccccgacggagagggcggccacacagactctggtcattgggccccacagccccgacggagagggcggccacacggactctggtcgttgggccacgcagccccgacggagcgggcggccatacggactctggtcattgggccccacagccccgacggagcgggcggccacacggactctggtctctgggccacacagccctgagggggagggcggccgcacggactctggtcgttgggccacacagccctgagggggagggcaGCCATTTTGACTGTGGCCATTAGGTCAAACCACACTGAGGCTAAGGGCAGTTATTTGGTTCCAGCCAAGGGACCTCGCCCTTCACCCCTAAGGCATCACTCGTCTGTCACCAGGAGAATGACCCCATGACATAAGACTTTCGGGGTCAAGATGCAAACGTGAGCAGAAGCAAGGAGTGGCATGTGAccctctaagagctcctcccactcctccccaaTCTGGGGTATTTTATCGCCATCGATCTACCTCAGGAATGGATCTGAGCAACGGGGAAAGTTCTGGGGCagagtgacccatccggaagtgggtcATGTAACCCTCCAAGGACTCACCCCAGTTGGGGTGGGCCTCATCCCTTAGGACCAACCAGAGGGGATTTCACCAGATAGGTGAAAGTGCCATGGTGGGGTGACCTGCCCATAAGAGGGCCCATCACCCCTCCATGAAATCCCCCCACCGTCCTCTGCTAATCGATCAGGGTTTCACACTCATCCCTTAGGCCATCCCAGAAGGGAAACGTACCGATCAGAATAGGTAGTGCCCGAAGGCCTAGGCCAGAAGCCGCCGATCTCCGGAGCTCCATGTTTGCGTGACTGGCAGCATCGTCCTGGAAGTCGCAACCCAACACTGCG
This Mauremys reevesii isolate NIE-2019 linkage group 17, ASM1616193v1, whole genome shotgun sequence DNA region includes the following protein-coding sequences:
- the LOC120384967 gene encoding maestro heat-like repeat-containing protein family member 6; protein product: MEWTQDKNPIVRRLSLRGLGSIVLQPEKVHSLRAQLPAIMDMFCDTDRGRVMGAMHQAADIIYLLDGEGLGSISQDIAVSLRPFIDDERDSVRSVAILLLGNVVSSVKDPDKPIVQQKMIHCLLPPCCTLKTDESVTLD